GAATTGTTTGGGCATGTAAAGGGGGCCTTTACCGGGGCAATCGAATCGAGAGCAGGGTTCTTTCATACTGCCGACGGAGGTACGATCTTTCTCGATGAAATCAGCGAAATGAGTCTGTCCATGCAGGTAAAGCTTCTTCGCGTACTTCAGGATAAACAAATTTGCATGGTTGGTTCCGACCGAACACGGAAAGTTGATGTAAGGATTCTGGCTGCAACAAACAAAGATTTGCACGGTTTAGTGAAAAAGGGACTTTTTCGGGAAGATCTGTTTTACCGCCTCAATGTTATTACCATATCTATCCCGCCGTTGAGAGAAAGAGCCAATGATATAATATTGTTAGCACGTCATTTTGCAAACAGGTTTGCAGCCGAATTGGGCAGGTCGCCACGTCGTTTTTCTGATAAGGCCCTGCAAAGTCTTCGAAACTATAATTGGCCGGGAAATATAAGAGAATTAGAGAATGTGATCCAGCGCCTTGTTGTGATGACCGACGGTAATCTAATAGACGTTCCCGATTTACCTTCTCTTATGCGTTTCTCAGCCCTTCGTGAAACGGGATTCACCCGAACCCTCGCTGAAGTGGAAAGCGAGTACATTAAAAATGTCCTGGCAAGTGTGGACGGTAATAAAACCCGGGCCGCGGAAATCCTCGGCATCGACCGCAAACCCCTACGTGAAAAGCTCAAAAAGGCCGATCAGCCTTCGCCCTGAAATCTTGCCTCGCGCCGCCGGGGAAATTCTCTCCGGTGGTTCAAATCTCCCCGCCTGTGTGCTGCCTGTCACCGGGTACGACTGTGCAATGAACACCCCAATCGATTGAAAAAGATTATTTCCCCAAATTCGTCAATTCTCTTCAATTTAGGGATGATATCCTCTCGTTGATCTCCTTTCAAGCTAAGCGTCAGCGGCGGTACGTTTCTGTTGTTCAACAGGTGGTATGATTTTTGCTCAACCGTCAGATGTTCACGAAACGCAGAGTAAAGGAGCCGACAATGTCAGAAAACTTAAGACGCCTTGGACTTTGTATGACCTGCAATAATGCCCCGGACTGTATGTTTAAGCTGCCTAACAAACCGGTCTTGTATTGCGAAGAGTTTGAAATTGACAGCGGCCCTTCGGTAGAGACCGCCGAACAAACCACGCCAGTAACTTATTCATTCGATGCTGAAAAAGAGTCATTAAAGTCTATGGGACTTTGCTGCAACTGCGAAAACCTAAAAACCTGTGGTTTTCCAAAACCTGAAGGCGGTGTTTGGCATTGCGAGGAGTACCGATAAAATGAAACAAGACACTGCTATCTTGAACAGAGACAATATCTATGCGGAAGGAGAGATAGATTCGAAAGATATTTTAAGAATCCTGGAAAAGTACGACCAGAACAGAGGCGGCCTTGTCGCTATCCTTGAAGAGATCCAGAGCAAATACGGTTATCTTCCTGAAACGGCGCTTAGAATAGTGAGCGAAAGGACCAGCCGTTCCCTGGTTGATATATATGGTGTCGCAACATTTTACAGGTTTTTTAGCTTGAAGCCTAAAGGTAAGCATCTTAGCTGTGTGTGTCTCGGCACTGCCTGCCACGTTCGGGGGGCACAAGGGGTTGTAGAGGAATTTGAGCAGCAACTCGGTATTAAAGCAGGCCAGACAACCGAAGATCAGGAATTTACACTGGAAACGGTAAATTGTTTAGGTGCCTGTGCTCTCGGCCCGGTGGTTGTTATTGATGGCCATTACTTTTCAAAAGTAGAAAGATCGAAAGTAAAACAACTGTTAGATCAAGGACGAAAAGGACTTGACAAGCTTGACATAGAAAAAGACGAGCGGATATTCCCTATCGACGTAAGATGTCCTCATTGCAACCAGAGTTTCAAGGATGAGACTTTTATCATCGACGGCTATCCCTCACTCAAGATAAACGCTGCCATGGATCACAAGCAGGGCTGGATAAGAATGTCGAGTCTGTATGGTAGTTATAATGTTTGCACTGAGCATGAAATTCCCGAAGATATGGTTGTTAGTTTTATTTGTCCGCATTGTGATTCGGAAATTCCAAGCACGTCGACTTGTTCGGAATGCGAGGCGCCGATGATGCCAATGCCCGTTGAGGGTGGCGGTAGAATTAAAATTTGTGCACGACAGGGATGTAAAAACCGTATGTTGGATTTGGTTTAGATTATGAAACGAATGGGCGAGAATGGTTATGTGAAGCAATCGTTTGTGCAAGACACTGAAACGCTACGACTGTCTTCTGTAAGTGAGCTGAAAGAATTACGCAGTATACTTTTTGAAACCTTGGATGAAAACAAACCGCGCTTGGTGATTTGTGGTGGAACAGCTTGTCACGCAAGCGGCTCAAGCGGCATTATTCGAGTCGTAAAGAAATACATCATTGAAAAACGCCTGGTGGACAAAGTGGCGCTGAGGATTACCGGATGCCATGGATTCTGTGAGATGGGACCTTTTATTCTCACTGAGCCGCAACAGGCATTCTACGTACAAGTGGGACTCAGTGATGTTCCAAGGATTGTCGAGGCGTTGCTCTCGGACAAATACGTCGAAGACCTTCTCTGTCGGGATTCTAATACGGGCGAAAAATATTACAATCGTGACGATATTCCTTTCTTCAAGTATCAGCAACGTAGCATTTTAGGTCTGAACGAAAAGATAGACCCAATTAGGATATACGATTACATCGTTCAGGGAGGGTACAGTGTTCTGGAGGATGTATTTTCGAAGCAAAATGCCGACTGGATAGTTCAGCAGGTTAAACGTTCTGGATTGCGCGGACGCGGTGGTGCTGGATTTCCTGCAGGGCTGAAATGGGAGATGCTGGCAAAACAATCCAGCGACGAAGGCAAATTTCTCGTCTGCAATGCTGATGAAGGTGACCCTGGCGCCTATATGGACCGTAGCGTGCTTGAGGGCAATCCACACAGTATTATCGAAGGAATGGTCATTGGCGCTTATGGTACTCGGGCAACCGAAGGCATAGTGTATGTTCGAAATGAATATCCTCTTGCCGTTAAGCATTTGAAGATAGCTTTAAAACAGGCACAGGAACTGGGCCTTCTGGGTGACAATATACTTGGAACCGGTTTTTCATTTGACATCAAAATTGTCATAGGTGCCGGTGCATTTGTATGCGGTGAAGAAACGGCGCTGATACGGTCTATCGAAGGGAAATTAGGTGAACCGCGTCAACGGCCGCCGTTCCCTGTTCAAAAAGGTATTGACGGTAAACCAACCGTAATTAACAACGTTGAAACCTGGGCAAATATCCCCTTAATTTTCAAATCAGGTGCGGATAAATTCGCAACGGTCGGGACTGAGAATAATACGGGCACAAAAATATTCAGCCTGGTCGGCAAAATCAAAAATACCGGTCTTGTCGAAGTACCCATGGGTATAACCGTCAAGGAAATAGTCTATGACATCGGTGGTGGGGCCGCAGGCAAGGCGGAACTTAAAGCGGTTCAGACAGGCGGCCCGTCCGGTGGTTGTATCCCCGCAAATATGTTCGACGTTTCTGTTGACTACGAAAGTTTGGCAGAGGTGGGATCAATTATGGGCTCCGGCGGTATGATTGTAATGGACGAAAATACCTGCATGGTTGATATCGCCAAATATTTTATGAATTTTCTCAAAGACGAGTCCTGTGGCAAATGTTTTACCTGCCGTAAAGGCACGCAGAGGATGTATGAGATTCTCGACGATATCTCAAACGGCAATGGATCACTTGAGCACATGGATCTTCTCAAAGAATTAGCAGAAGTGGTTAAGGATACGACGATGTGCGGTCTGGGACAAACCGCGTCGAATCCTGTTCTCTCTACTCTACGATATTTTACGGATGAATACATCGAACATATCGAAAAGAAGCATTGCCCTGCCGGAGTATGTAAGGCACTCATTACTTTCTCGATTAATGAAAACTGTGTGGGATGCCAGGTTTGTATCAAAGCCTGTCCAGAGGGGGCGATTACGGGAGAAAAGAAACAACGGCATGTTATCGATACCACCAAGTGCGTTAAATGCGGGGCATGCAGAAGTGTATGCAAAGTTGAAGCTGTGGATGTTGTATAGCTTTTTGAAAGGATAATGATGATCAATCTTACTATAAACGGGCTGAATGTTGCAGTTGCGAAAGGCACTACCCTGCTCGAAGCGGCTAAGTTTTTGGGATTTCCGATTCCTACACTGTGTCACATGGAAGGTCTGTCGCCTTATGGTGCCTGCCGGTTGTGTATGGTGGAGATTGGAGAGGGGCCGAGAGCAAAATTGGTCTCCTCATGCACGTACCCGGCCGAGGAAGGGCTTAAAGTGCGAACAACGTCATCAAGGGTCCTTCGGGCACGCAAAATGATTCTGGAACTGCTGCTCGCTTCCTGTCCTCAATCCAAAACAATCCAGGACCTTGCTTCGGCACACGGTATTCGCCGGCAGCGTTTCAAGCAGGAGCACGAGGATTGCATCCTCTGCGGGCTTTGCGTCCGTACGTGCGAAGAGCAGATGATGGCAAAGGCCATCGGTTTTAGAAGCCGTGGCGAGAATAGAAGTATAGGCACACCGTTTGATGCTAAATCGGATGTTTGCCGGCTATGTGGCGCTTGTATGTATGTATGTCCGGCCTGTCAGCTTCGATGTACTTACAACGAACCGGAAAAAGCAATTTGTGGAGGCTGCGCGAATCTGACCCCGCCATGCATCGAGAAAGAACAGTTTGACGATATGATGTGCTACATGGATCCCTGTGTGGCTTGTGAGATAAAGAAAGATTAACAAAAATAAAAAGGAGCAAAATAAAATGGCACCTACGTTTTCGAAGGTAAACGCTTCGGCGGCGACTTTGACTAAAAACAGGACGGAAGGCTCGGTTGTTCCGGCTTCAGGTATGTGTGTTACCTGCGTTGATGGCTGCATAGGTATGTGCGAAATAGGCAAGAGTGCTTATCGGGGGCATGAAGTGATTTACCCGCAGCCGTTCGGAGTAATAACAACCGCCGCTGAGAAAACCTACCCGGTGGACTATTCGCACTTCAATATAATGGGAACCGTTGTTGGCGCCCAGGGGATAGAGGCTGACAGCGATAAGGCTATCTTCCCCGCCGTTAACCTGGAAGTTGCCTTTGGTCATGATAACGGTATAAAGTTCCGTTATCCATGGATCATTCCCGGTATCGGTTCTACGAATATTGCCAAGAACAACTGGGAAGGTCTGGCTATCGGCTCCGCTTTGGCAGGAACCGGCCTGACTATTGGCGAGAATGTTGTTGGTATGGACCCCGAGTCTGTTTTTAAAGATGGTCGGGTGGTTGATACTGTCGACCTTAAACGTCGCGTTAAGCTCTATACAGATTACCAGCGGGACGGCTACGGTGCAATCATTGTGCAGGCGAACGTTGAGGATACCCGGCTTAGCGTACAGGAATATGCAATCGAAAAACTTGGTGCCGAATGTGTGGAACTCAAATGGGGTCAGGGAGCCAAGGATATCGGCGGAGAAGTCAAAATCGGGGATATCAAAAAGGCACAACTGCTCCAGGAGCGCGGCTATATAGTGCTGCCGAATCCGACAGACCCGGTTGTGATTAAAGCTTTTGAGAGGGGGGCTTTCAAGGAGTTTGAGCGGCATTCACGGGTAGGCATGGTGACTGAGGAATCATTTGCCAAACGGGTTGAAGAATTACGCAGTGCCGGGGCTAAATACATCTTCCTCAAAACCGGTGCCTATCGCCCGGCAGATCTGGCGAGGGCGGTTCTTTTTGCTACCAGATATAAACTCGACCTTTTAACAGTCGATGGTGCGGGCGGCGGGACCGGCATGAGTCCCTGGCGTATGATGAATGAGTGGGGTATGCCTCCTGTTGAATTACACTCGCTTCTGTATCAATACGCCAAACGTCTTGCCGATAAGGGTGAACAAGTGCCTGCTCTGGCTCTGGCCGGCGGTTTTACCTTTGAAGACCAGATCTTCAAAGGACTTGCCCTTGGCGCTCCATTCGTGAAGCTCATAGGAATGGCCAGAGCCCCGATAGCCGCGGCGATGGTTGGTAAAACAATCGGACGTACAATTGATGAACACCAGATTCCGGTGTACATCGAGCGTTTTGGCAGTTCGAGAGACGATATATTTGTGACGGCAAGTCATCTGCGCACGGAATTAGGAGACGATGAATTCGAAAAACTTCCGGCTGGTGCTCTGGGGCTTTACACCTACTACGAGCGTCTTGCCCAGGGCTTGTCCCAGTTTCTGGCCGGCAGCCGAAAATTCGCTCTCAAATATATATCACGAGATGATATAGCAGCCCTGACACATAAGGCGGCAGACATCAGCGGGATTCAACACTTGATGGATGTGGATCGAGAAGAGGCTGAAAGAATTCTCGACAGTTGAAGTCGAGCAGATTTGTGCTTTAAAGAATAAAAGTTATCCAAATTTCTGTGAATGACATTATTTAAATGTAATTTAAGCTAACCTCCAGTATTTCGGGTCAATTGCAACAAAGGAAACCCTTGCATGTTTTGCTGCCGTTGGATCTCCCTTCCCGTCACCGATAAAGAGGCACTCATCAGGGTTGTAGCGAAATTCCTTAACAGTCGGAGATTCCCCGCAACTTGTTGCGGGGAGCTTCAATGTTATTTTCGGGGTTGAAGAAAAACCTCTTGGAGGGAAACTCCTGTTAAAAAATCTGTGTACTTACTTTGTGTCTTCAGCATTTTCGAGGGAATATCAGGAGATAATTTATAATCACAGCCGGCTGGAAGAAAGACAGTTTCACCTTTTTTCACATTAACTTCATCATAGCTACACCCGATGGTTAACCTGCCGTCGAGTATGGAAAAAATGGAGAAGTTATCAGGCACATTTTGGACAGCTTCCTCGTTGATTTCCAGTAATTCAACAGCGAAATAAGGGCAATTAACCAGTACGGTTTTTTTGTTTTCGCCTTCATAAGTGGCAATTTCTTCGATCTTTTTGGTGTCAGTAGAAGAAAAGTTAATGACATCCAGTGCCTTTTCAATATGCAGCTCCCTTGGATTTCCCTTGTTGTCAACCCGGTCCCAGTCGTATAATCGGTATGTGATATCGGAGTTCTGCTGGATTTCCGCCAGGACAATCCCGCGACCTATGGCGTGAACCGTTCCGGAAGGAATAAAAAAGGTATCTCCTCCCTTTACTGGAACCTTATTAAGGCAGCCTTCCAGAGACTTCTTTTCAAGAGCTTTGCTAATTTTTCCCCGTGTAACCCCTTCTTTCAAGCCCAGTATTATGCTTGCTCCAGGTTCTGCATGAAGGATATGCCACATCTCGTTCTTACCTGAATCTTCAGTATCTTCGTGGAGTGAAACGTATTTGTCATCCGGGTGGACCTGTACCGAAAGGGTATCCTGTGCATCGATAAATTTTATCAAGAGCGGAAACCTGCCATCTTCAACAGGTGATATTCCGTAAAGCTCGCAAGCCTCAAGCAGAGTCTTTCCCGCGAGGGGGCCGTTGGCAATGATGCTTTTTTCCTCAGGGCGGATGGTAAGCTCCCAGGATTCCCCGATAGGGACATCAGGCGGAAGATTTTTGCCGAGGAGCGTTTCCAGTCGTCTTCCTCCCCACGGCTTTTCCTTGAAAATAGGCTTGAGTATGAGAGGGTAGGGTGCAATGTTTTGTGTGTTTTCCATTATTCCATATAATGCAGATTTAGGTTCCGCCGGTGAAGATCATTGATGCATATGTTACTGCACTGCTTGTTGCCGTTTCGTTGTAGGTTTCGTGAGAAAGGAGTTCCCCTTTGCTTCCCTTGAGCAACCTGGAGAAAATAAGGATGGATGGAAGACCGCATACGTTGAATTGGTCCTGTGTTTCAACTGCGTTTTTATATATCTTTTCCGGTTCACCTTTTAAAATAGACGAGATAATTTTCTGGTCATTTGATTTAGCCCGCGACAGAATGGCATCTGCCGGCATCTGATTGCCGAATTTCGGTCCCACATGTGAGAAATCCACGCCCGAAATAAGCAGGACGTTCCCATTTCTGTCCTTAATCATCTCTTCGAGTGTCTCTACCATCCCCATAAACCGGGCATCATCAAAGATGTTCCTTTTCTGGAAGGTGAATTCGTGGATTCCTCCACAAAGGATCGGCACAATTGATATCGGTTCTTCCAAATAGTAGTGGAGAAAAATTGTTTGAAACTCAATGGAATGTTCCATTTTGTGACAGAAATCATCAGAAGACAGAGTTCCTACGGGTATTTTCTTTTTGAGCTCTGAAATAAAATCCTTGTCCGATTCTAATTTTCCAAAAGGGGTGATATAATTTTTTTCGGATATTGAATAAAGTCCATCCTGTGGTTGGTGATTTATTCCAAAAATGATGACGAGACTGTAATTTTTCCCCTTCAGCCAGCGATAGAGATTGATATAGGTTGTCTTTGCGGCAATTATGTCTATGTGAGGGGCCAGTATGCCCGTAATATTCTTTTCGGTACCGCCGGAATCATTCTGTGGGAGACTCCTTTCAACTTCTTCAATAAATCGGCCGAGCCTGTCAGGATCGGATTCGTAGGATCTTCCTGCGAGTATGGGATGGCGGTCTGGTTGAGAATTAAACTCCTCACGTAGATTCCCCATCTTTTTTCTAAACAACTCACTGTTTAAAAGAAAAGCCTTATCCAAACTCTCAATGAAAGATTCGACCTCGGACAGATATACAATCTGGCCTTGCTGATGAATTGTCATTACCCTTTGAATGTCCCTCAGGTCATGTTTTCCATCGAGCAGCCTTAGTAAGGGGAATAATTTCATGTCTACAGCAATGCTGTTTTTGGTCAGACGAAGAGGGTCCATGAACGTAACTACCTGTCGTCCCCCAACCATGGCGGAAACAGGCTGAATATCCGCTCTGAATAAAGGTTTTTCCATTTTACGCTTTATCTGCTCCTACAGGTATTCTTTCATATTCTTTTCTTCGAGCATCTCTACCAGCTTTTTCACATCTTGAGAAGCATCCTTTTTGCATACCAGAAGAGAATCTGCTGTTTCCACGACAACCAGACCTTCTACCCCTACCAGGGCTACCAGTTTATCAGGGCTGTAGATGAGCGAGTTTGAAGAATCAACACCAATAAAACGCCCCCTGACGGCATTACCATTTTCATCTTTGTCCCACATCTCCCACAGGGTACTCCAGCTTCCTATATCACTCCAGCCGAAATCTCCTCTGACAAGAAGTGTTTTGCCGGACCTCTCCATAATTCCATTGTCTATGGAAATCGGCGTTATTTCCTTATATGCTTTGCTAATAATATTTTTTTCACTATCAGTACCGAGAGCATCTTCTATTTCTTTAAGCCCCTTGTAAAGATCTGGAAGCAGTTTTTCTATCTTATTCAGTATGGTTGAAACTTTCCATACAAACATTCCGCTGTTCCAGAGAAAGCCTCCATTCTCCAAAAAGGTTTTTGCCTGTTCGATGTCAGGTTTTTCCCGGAAGGATTTTACCTGAAATATTTCTTCACCCCTTATTGCGGCTACCGCTTCTCCTTGTTCCATATAGCCGTAGCCGGTTTCGGGGCCGGTGGGTTTTATCCCTATGGTCAGAAGGTGATTTCCCCTTTGTGCCATCTCACCGGCTATAGCAATGGTACGCCGAAATACCTCTTCATCGGAAATATAATGATCCGATGGGAGTACAAACATGACACCTTCCGGATTTTTCTTTTTGATGTGCATTGCTGCCAGGCCGATACACGGGGCGGTATTCCTGCCGACCGGTTCAATGATTATATTCTCTTCCGGCAGGTTGGGAAGCTGTTGTTTAATCACATCGGAGTGATTGGCACCTGTCACAATTAGAATATTCTTTACCGGGATTAGTGGGCCTATCCTGTCAACAGTTTCCTGTATGATTGTTTTTTTGCCGAAGATGTCCTGGAGGTGTTTTGGCATCTTCTCCCTGCTTTTGGGCCAGAACCTGGTGCCCCTGCCGCCTGCCATAATTACTGCATACATATTTAGCTCCTGTTGACTTCAAATAGGAAATCAGTTTCCCCAACAAGTTTGTCCAAGTTTTCTAACGTACACTCAACAGTTTTTAAATTATGCCTTTCAAATATAGCCGTGTATTTTAATCCACCACCCGTTATAATGCAAACGATTGAACAGTTTTCATCTAAAATGTTTTTATTCCTCAATTTTTTCACTGCCGCTAATGGAACTGCAGCAGCGGGTTGTACGAAAACCCCTTCCTTAGCAAGCCGTTTTTGTGCTTGAAGGATCTCGTCATCTGTAACCACAACGGAAAACCCGCCATTTTCCTTTATTTTTCTTAAAGCTTCGTTTCCACTTGGAGGAAAGGGATTTTCAATAGCATGGGCGATCGTGTCGGGGCTTTGAAACCGGGATATCGTTTCTCTGTTTTCGGCATAAGCTTTATAAATCGGTGAACAGCCGCTTGCCTGCGCACAGATAATTCTGGGTACTTTGCCGGTTAATCCGCAAAGTTGAAATTCCTCGAATCCTTTAATAATACCCCGCATATTCCCGCCCGAACTTGTCGGTACGACGACAAAATCGGGGATTTCAAAATTCATTTGTTCACAAATTTCAAATGCGATCGTTTTTGAACCTTCCACCCGAAAAGGCACATCCGAATTGATAAAGTAAATGCCGTATTTTCTTCCAATTTCAAGACTGTCAAAATAAAGCTGTCCGTAATCACCATCTACTTTTATTAAAACGGGATCGTACATTGCAATAGGATTCAGTTTCTCAGGAGGAAGAGTTGCACTTACCAGAACAAACGTTTTCAGACCTGCTCTCGCACCGTAGGCGGCCACCGAAACAGCCATGTTACCGCTCGATACGGTTCCTATTTTCTCGTATCCAAGACTCAGGGCATGCTGAATGCCGGAAACGGTACCTCTGTCCTTAAAAGACCATGTGGGGTTCTGGCTCTCATTTTTCAGCAGGATGGTTTTTACCTGCAATTCGGATGCAAGCTTCGAAGATTCCACCAGTGGCGTAAATCCTTCTTGAAGAGATGTTAACTTGTCTGTTTTTGAAAAAGGGAAAAAATCAGCGTACCTTTCCATGATCGTTTGATGAAGAGTATTCCCTTCAGTGATCGTTCCCCCGGTTACCTTTTCTATTTCCAGAGGTTCACCGCACATAGTGCAACGGGGATAAACCTGGTCAATCTGAAAGGTTTTTTTACACTTTGTACAGATGAGATTTGTGTCTTTCATCATAATTCCCTCTACCTTGGTGGGAGAAGATTAGAGAGAGGGAATTTTGAAATGTTTTTCACCCCCTCCTTGCCTCCCCCCCGTCACGGGGGAGAAGAATATGTGAGATGACCCGCCTTGTGGACGGGGTAATTCACTTATGGTAAGTCCGAAAGCTTCGCAATATCTCCATATCGTCATGCCCCGTGGAGTCCCTGCAGGGGGTGCGATGGAGGCGCAGTTCTACTGGGGGGCCGAGGCCCCGGGTGTAGCGAAGGGAGCATGCGCAGCAACCTCACAAAATGTTGATAATTGAAGCTCCCCGCAACAAGTTGCGGGGAATCTCCGACTTCCAAGTAACTTAAATTCGCAAATGTGTTGCAAGTAGTTAACATTTCTTAATATTTGCCAGAAATAATGCATTTGCTAAAAACATAAGTTACTTCCAATTATAATGCCGCAAAGTGGCATAGTGAGCTGTTAAGGAAAAAATTTATTTTTTATTCGCTCGCTAACCCCGCCGCAAGCAGCGGGGAATGTGCTCGCTGTTCAGTTCAAGAGATTGTCGCATCTATTTCCTCACTCCGCTCGGGACGCCTCGCAATGACCGAAAACACGATTTTGCAAAGGTCTTACCTTGCATTCTTCCGGAAACTACCGAAGATGTTTACCGCTGTACTCTAAGGCCTCTTTAATGTCCTGTTTGACCTGTGGGTCATTCAAGAGATTTTTTATCTCTTTCTTGCCAGTTTTAGCCACGAATTCAATACCTTCCTTTACATTCTTCTTGACAGCGATGACAGAGCGATGATCAAATGCCAGCTTGGCCACTTCGTGAATGCCTGTCTTTATTGAGTAGTCTATACTTTCTTTGACCTGCTGCTTAATGCCCGCTGATGCGATAAAGAAAATTACTAAAAAAACAAGTCCCCACGGAATTGCCATAACAAAGTGCCTCAAAAACATGTTTGCTAATCCATTTTCTTTCATTGCTTTACCCTCCTTTCCAAACAATTGGTTTACACTTGGACCTTCAAATCAATTCTATCCAAAAATCAGAAAATCGGGTTAAAAATAGGGTTTCGCATCCTTGAACATCAATTCTGTAATACCTCATCCAAGCCTGAAATATTCTCCCGATTTTATCTGATAAGGATTTACTTTTCTTATGGGAAAGTATAAGAAAATAATTTTTGTATGTCAATGAGAATTGGCTGCAGGATGTTGCATTACTCAGGACGGGAAGAAAAGTGAATAGAGAGGCTTATCTTACGGAAACATCTTTTCAATTGACAAACAGGCACCTTTGCAATACTTATTGTATCCTACCAAAATAGGCCTTGATGTTCTGCCTGAATGGCCCGGGAAAATGGCGGGCAAGACGTCGGACTCAGTACAAACAGGAACCAATATCGTAGATGGCTATTGCAAAAAATAACAATATCATCTGCGTCAGAAAGGAAAATCAGAATGATTATCAAACCAGAGTTTCTTGCAACCGGAATCGGCAGTATGCCTTTTGAGGATCCTGAACACGCCGTTGATGTTTCGCTTTCCAGATTGAGCGGGGCTCCGATATGGCCGCAGTTGCCGTGGCTCGGGCTTAATGAACAGATGGAGCTTCAATAAGGAATAAGGAGACATCTTATATGTTTTTTTCATAGTAAATATGTATGATGTTACACGATTTTGTTTTCATTTCCTGGCTGTAAGTTTATCCCACGTTTAAGATATAAAAATAATATGTCGATCATTTCGAGGGACCAAAAACTATCTTTCAGTATCATCGTATTAGGGATACTGGTGCTCATTCTGGAGAATGCCCATGTAGAAGGATATTTGGCCAATTTTATATCTCATGCAATCGATTTATCTATATCTATACTTTTCGCGTCTGAAACTTTCATATACTTTTTCAAGTCCAAAACCAAAATCACTTTCCTTAAAAAGAATATTCTTGAAGTTTCGTTTCTTACAGCATTTATAGCAATAATTGTCCTCGGCAAATATTACCACTTTTTCATCGAAGAGTTTGATGGTCATAATATGCCTGTTAAGCTGATAGTCCTTATCACTGCTTTTAATGCCTTTAAAGTAGTAATGAGAATAAGAAAACTGCACTATTTTCTCGTAAATCTCACACGCCATCCGGCACAGACAATAATGCTTAGTTTCTTTAGTGTTATTATTGTTGGAACGATACTCCTGATGATGCCTTTTTCGGTAACGGATGGAAAAACCTTGGGTTTCATCAATTCACTTTTTACTGCGGCAAGTGCAACCTGTGTTACCGGCCTTACTGTCGTGGATACAGCTACCAGATTTTCTATTTTCGGCAAGATGGTAATAATGTTTCTTATTCAGACAGGGGGGCTGGGGATAATGATCTTCGCCTATTTCACTGCTTTTCTTGTGGGAAGAAGTCTCACTTATCAGGACAAAATAGCAATTTCATATATGCTTGATGAAGATGATGTAAGGAACCTGAACAAGGGGATCAAGAACATTGTTTTATTCACTTTCATTTTTGAATTTGCAGGAGCAATGCTACTCTATCTTGCTTTCATGAAATTTGAAGGTTTCGGGATCAAGAATATCTTCTATGCAATGTTCCATTCAGTATCCGCTTTTTGTAACGCGGGGTTCGCTCTTTTTACGGATAATCTTGAACAGTTTAAATCATCATTTCTCATGAATTTTGTAA
This Syntrophales bacterium DNA region includes the following protein-coding sequences:
- a CDS encoding NAD(P)H-dependent oxidoreductase subunit E, with protein sequence MKQDTAILNRDNIYAEGEIDSKDILRILEKYDQNRGGLVAILEEIQSKYGYLPETALRIVSERTSRSLVDIYGVATFYRFFSLKPKGKHLSCVCLGTACHVRGAQGVVEEFEQQLGIKAGQTTEDQEFTLETVNCLGACALGPVVVIDGHYFSKVERSKVKQLLDQGRKGLDKLDIEKDERIFPIDVRCPHCNQSFKDETFIIDGYPSLKINAAMDHKQGWIRMSSLYGSYNVCTEHEIPEDMVVSFICPHCDSEIPSTSTCSECEAPMMPMPVEGGGRIKICARQGCKNRMLDLV
- the nuoF gene encoding NADH-quinone oxidoreductase subunit NuoF, with the protein product MKRMGENGYVKQSFVQDTETLRLSSVSELKELRSILFETLDENKPRLVICGGTACHASGSSGIIRVVKKYIIEKRLVDKVALRITGCHGFCEMGPFILTEPQQAFYVQVGLSDVPRIVEALLSDKYVEDLLCRDSNTGEKYYNRDDIPFFKYQQRSILGLNEKIDPIRIYDYIVQGGYSVLEDVFSKQNADWIVQQVKRSGLRGRGGAGFPAGLKWEMLAKQSSDEGKFLVCNADEGDPGAYMDRSVLEGNPHSIIEGMVIGAYGTRATEGIVYVRNEYPLAVKHLKIALKQAQELGLLGDNILGTGFSFDIKIVIGAGAFVCGEETALIRSIEGKLGEPRQRPPFPVQKGIDGKPTVINNVETWANIPLIFKSGADKFATVGTENNTGTKIFSLVGKIKNTGLVEVPMGITVKEIVYDIGGGAAGKAELKAVQTGGPSGGCIPANMFDVSVDYESLAEVGSIMGSGGMIVMDENTCMVDIAKYFMNFLKDESCGKCFTCRKGTQRMYEILDDISNGNGSLEHMDLLKELAEVVKDTTMCGLGQTASNPVLSTLRYFTDEYIEHIEKKHCPAGVCKALITFSINENCVGCQVCIKACPEGAITGEKKQRHVIDTTKCVKCGACRSVCKVEAVDVV
- a CDS encoding 2Fe-2S iron-sulfur cluster-binding protein; amino-acid sequence: MMINLTINGLNVAVAKGTTLLEAAKFLGFPIPTLCHMEGLSPYGACRLCMVEIGEGPRAKLVSSCTYPAEEGLKVRTTSSRVLRARKMILELLLASCPQSKTIQDLASAHGIRRQRFKQEHEDCILCGLCVRTCEEQMMAKAIGFRSRGENRSIGTPFDAKSDVCRLCGACMYVCPACQLRCTYNEPEKAICGGCANLTPPCIEKEQFDDMMCYMDPCVACEIKKD
- a CDS encoding FMN-binding glutamate synthase family protein, coding for MAPTFSKVNASAATLTKNRTEGSVVPASGMCVTCVDGCIGMCEIGKSAYRGHEVIYPQPFGVITTAAEKTYPVDYSHFNIMGTVVGAQGIEADSDKAIFPAVNLEVAFGHDNGIKFRYPWIIPGIGSTNIAKNNWEGLAIGSALAGTGLTIGENVVGMDPESVFKDGRVVDTVDLKRRVKLYTDYQRDGYGAIIVQANVEDTRLSVQEYAIEKLGAECVELKWGQGAKDIGGEVKIGDIKKAQLLQERGYIVLPNPTDPVVIKAFERGAFKEFERHSRVGMVTEESFAKRVEELRSAGAKYIFLKTGAYRPADLARAVLFATRYKLDLLTVDGAGGGTGMSPWRMMNEWGMPPVELHSLLYQYAKRLADKGEQVPALALAGGFTFEDQIFKGLALGAPFVKLIGMARAPIAAAMVGKTIGRTIDEHQIPVYIERFGSSRDDIFVTASHLRTELGDDEFEKLPAGALGLYTYYERLAQGLSQFLAGSRKFALKYISRDDIAALTHKAADISGIQHLMDVDREEAERILDS